A single Amphiura filiformis unplaced genomic scaffold, Afil_fr2py scaffold_46, whole genome shotgun sequence DNA region contains:
- the LOC140144254 gene encoding uncharacterized protein: MDEIGGYQHQPKYTEEEIEERRRRRAENEAQAAAQPDVVVEPDDDDDDDPEDPDDEGRLANSSWCICDHCLHVPKNPTLSMCICCKEQTFTGLLDKLYPDDPGDVPRIRCITLHADFEAICLTPAVLEMIAALTRERRGYPINEDWSNRLYRLLAYQAYTFWIHGKLGRKNRRVIPACAVNTIRRKWPEMNDNNYVSYKEAEADELGDAWNL, encoded by the exons ATGGATGAAATCGGCGGATATCAACACCAACCCAAGTACACAGAAGAAGAGATAGAGGAGAGAAGGCGGAGGAGAGCAGAAAACGAGGCGCAAGCCGCGGCACAACCTGATGTTGTTGTTGaacctgatgatgatgatgatgatgacccagAGGACCCAGATGATGAGGGTCGCCTTGCCAACTCTTCCTGGTGCATTTGCGACCATTGTTTACATGTGCCAAAAAACCCTACTCTAAGCATGTGCATTTGCTGCAAGGAGCAAACATTCACCGGACTTCTCGACAAACTGTATCCGGATGACCCGGGAGATGTCCCTCGAATACGCTGCATCACTCTGCATGCTGATTTTGAGGCAATATGTTTAACACCTGCGGTGCTGGAAATGATTGCAGCACTGACAAGAGAGAGGCGTGGGTACCCTATCAATGAAGATTGGTCAAACAG GTTATACCGTTTGCTCGCCTACCAGGCCTATACATTTTGGATTCATGGCAAGTTGGGAAGGAAGAACCGCAGAGTCATCCCTGCCTGTGCTGTTAACACAATTCGTCGGAAGTGGCCAGAAATGAACGATAATAATTACGTGTCGTATAAAGAAGCTGAGGCAGATGAGCTTGGTGATGCATGGAACCTTTAA